Proteins co-encoded in one Neovison vison isolate M4711 chromosome 9, ASM_NN_V1, whole genome shotgun sequence genomic window:
- the OGN gene encoding mimecan isoform X2, with product MKTLQSTFLLLLLVPLIKPAPPTRHDSRMTYDYGTDSFEENLFSQDFEDKYLDGKNIKEKETMVIPKEKSLQLQRDEHATPPSFKKEHDEMPTCLLCVCLSGSVYCEEVDIDAVPPLPKESAYLYARFNKIKKLTAKDFAEIPNLRRLDFTGNLIEDIEDGTFSKLSLLEELTLAENQLLKLPVLPPKLTLFNAKYNKIKSRGIKANTFKKLNHLSFLYLDHNALESVPLNLPESLRIIHLQSS from the exons ATGAAGACTCTGCAGTCTACATTtctcctgctcctgcttgtgcCTCTGATAAAGCCAGCACCACCAACCCGGCACGACTCCCGCATGACCTATGATTATGGAACAGATAGTTTTGAAGAAAACTTGTTTAGTCAAGATTTTGAGGATAAATATCTGGATGGAAAAAATATTAAG gaaaaagaaactaTGGTAATACCCAAAGAGAAAAGTCTTCAATTACAAAGAGATGAGCATGCAACGCCACCGTCCTTCAAGAAGGAACATGATG AAATGCCCACATGCCTGTTGTGTGTTTGCTTAAGTGGCTCTGTATACTGTGAAGAAGTTGACATTGATGCTGTACCACCCTTGCCAAAGGAATCAGCCTACCTTTATGCACgattcaacaaaattaaaaagctgaCTGCGAAAGATTTTGCAGAAATAC ctAACTTAAGAAGACTTGATTTTACGGGAAATCTGATTGAAGATATAGAAGACGGTACTTTTTCAAAACTTTCTCTGTTAGAAGAACTTACACTAGCTGAAAATCAACTACTGAAGCTTCCAGTTCTTCCTCCCAAGCTTACTTTATTTAATGCAAAATATAACAAAATCAAGAGTAGAGGAATCAAAGCAAATACTTTCAAA AAACTGAACCATCTCTCCTTCCTCTACTTGGACCACAATGCCCTGGAATCTGTGCCTCTTAATCTACCAGAAAGTCTACGTATAATTCATCTTCAG
- the OGN gene encoding mimecan isoform X1 codes for MKTLQSTFLLLLLVPLIKPAPPTRHDSRMTYDYGTDSFEENLFSQDFEDKYLDGKNIKEKETMVIPKEKSLQLQRDEHATPPSFKKEHDEMPTCLLCVCLSGSVYCEEVDIDAVPPLPKESAYLYARFNKIKKLTAKDFAEIPNLRRLDFTGNLIEDIEDGTFSKLSLLEELTLAENQLLKLPVLPPKLTLFNAKYNKIKSRGIKANTFKKLNHLSFLYLDHNALESVPLNLPESLRIIHLQFNNITSITDDTFCKANDTRYIRDRIEEIRLEGNPIVLGKHPNSFICLKRLPVGSYF; via the exons ATGAAGACTCTGCAGTCTACATTtctcctgctcctgcttgtgcCTCTGATAAAGCCAGCACCACCAACCCGGCACGACTCCCGCATGACCTATGATTATGGAACAGATAGTTTTGAAGAAAACTTGTTTAGTCAAGATTTTGAGGATAAATATCTGGATGGAAAAAATATTAAG gaaaaagaaactaTGGTAATACCCAAAGAGAAAAGTCTTCAATTACAAAGAGATGAGCATGCAACGCCACCGTCCTTCAAGAAGGAACATGATG AAATGCCCACATGCCTGTTGTGTGTTTGCTTAAGTGGCTCTGTATACTGTGAAGAAGTTGACATTGATGCTGTACCACCCTTGCCAAAGGAATCAGCCTACCTTTATGCACgattcaacaaaattaaaaagctgaCTGCGAAAGATTTTGCAGAAATAC ctAACTTAAGAAGACTTGATTTTACGGGAAATCTGATTGAAGATATAGAAGACGGTACTTTTTCAAAACTTTCTCTGTTAGAAGAACTTACACTAGCTGAAAATCAACTACTGAAGCTTCCAGTTCTTCCTCCCAAGCTTACTTTATTTAATGCAAAATATAACAAAATCAAGAGTAGAGGAATCAAAGCAAATACTTTCAAA AAACTGAACCATCTCTCCTTCCTCTACTTGGACCACAATGCCCTGGAATCTGTGCCTCTTAATCTACCAGAAAGTCTACGTATAATTCATCTTCAG TTTAACAACATAACTTCAATCACAGATGATACATTTTGCAAGGCTAATGACACCCGTTATATTCGGGACCGCATTGAAGAGATACGCTTGGAGGGCAACCCCATCGTCCTGGGAAAGCATCCCAACAGTTTTATCTGCTTGAAAAGATTGCCTGTAGGGTCATACTTTTAA